Proteins co-encoded in one Arachis hypogaea cultivar Tifrunner chromosome 11, arahy.Tifrunner.gnm2.J5K5, whole genome shotgun sequence genomic window:
- the LOC112720305 gene encoding E3 ubiquitin-protein ligase SIRP1, whose translation MEEAMAARYWCHMCSQMVNPITEGEIKCPLCQSGFVEEMSNTTTVSNMLEAPDFGPDRTLSLWAPILLGMLSNPHNRRRPRRLELDDDDNDNHDDHNGSGNNGNATNNGNGNSNDNGNGNGNAFARLGGENEYDRELESILRRRRRSSATILQLLQGIRAGLASELNENTDGDGNGRERERERDRERVILINPFNQTIIVQGSYDWNRGQGDNHTPIGSLGDYFIGPGLDLLLQHLAENDPNRHGTPPAQKEAIEALPTVTIDENMQCSICLDDLEVGSEAKQMPCKHMFHSGCILPWLELHSSCPVCRYQLPADESKREPDASLRTSSNQREDENTGHDNVDGDIEGRNASGSRRFSFPWPFNGLFSSPNPSAASSSSNNPNGDNVTRSEEN comes from the coding sequence ATGGAGGAAGCAATGGCGGCAAGGTATTGGTGTCATATGTGCTCACAAATGGTGAATCCCATAACTGAAGGCGAGATCAAATGCCCATTATGCCAGAGCGGGTTTGTTGAAGAAATGAGTAACACCACTACTGTTAGCAATATGCTGGAAGCTCCTGATTTCGGCCCTGACCGGACACTTTCCCTTTGGGCTCCCATATTGTTAGGCATGTTGAGCAATCCGCATAATCGTCGAAGGCCTAGGCGATTAGAGCTCGATGATGATGATAACGACAACCATGATGATCATAATGGTAGTGGTAATAATGGTAATGCTACAAATAATGGTAATGGTAACAGCAACGATAATGGTAATGGTAATGGTAATGCTTTTGCGCGCCTTGGTGGAGAAAACGAATATGATCGTGAGCTCGAGTCTATCCTtcggagaagaaggagaagctcAGCTACCATACTTCAATTGCTCCAAGGCATTAGAGCTGGCCTGGCATCTGAACTGAATGAGAACACTGATGGTGATGGCAATGGTagggaaagagaaagagaaagagacagAGAGCGTGTAATCTTGATCAATCCTTTTAATCAAACTATTATTGTTCAAGGTTCCTATGACTGGAACCGCGGTCAAGGTGATAATCATACACCCATTGGTTCTCTGGGTGACTATTTCATTGGTCCTGGTTTGGATTTACTGTTGCAACATTTGGCCGAGAATGATCCCAATAGGCACGGAACTCCACCTGCGCAGAAGGAGGCCATTGAAGCATTGCCTACCGTGACAATTGACGAGAATATGCAATGTTCTATTTGCCTTGATGATCTTGAAGTTGGTTCTGAAGCCAAACAGATGCCCTGTAAACATATGTTTCATAGTGGATGTATCCTTCCTTGGTTGGAGCTCCATAGTTCTTGTCCAGTTTGCAGGTATCAGTTGCCCGCTGATGAATCTAAGCGCGAACCGGATGCGTCCTTGAGGACTAGCAGTAATCAAAGGGAGGATGAAAATACTGGACATGACAATGTTGATGGGGATATTGAAGGAAGAAATGCAAGTGGGAGTAGAAGATTCTCCTTTCCATGGCCTTTCAATGGTTTATTTTCTTCACCAAACCCTTCAGCAGCATCTTCTTCTAGCAACAATCCAAATGGAGATAATGTTACTCGATCAGAAGAGAACTGA